The window CAGCTGAAACATCAGTGCGCAGGCCAGCACCAGCATGGTGAGGGTTGAGATATAGGAGTTAATATCGAACTCATTAACAATGCTGGGGTCTACCTGGTAATGGGCCAGGAAGTTGATGGAAAGCGGTGCCACCAGAAAGTAACCAAACAGTGTACCCAGCATAAAGAGCAGGCTTACAAAAAACACTGCTCCGGTGCTGATGCTCCGCTCATTATCATAAAGTGCCGGGCTTACAAAGCGCCAGATTTCCCAGAACAGATAAGGAAAAGCGCAGATAAGACCTACTACAAAAGAGGTGGTAATGTGCATGGTAAACTGGGCCGACATTTCCCTGCTTTGCAGGATAAACGGCAGCTCATCAATACACAGGGCATCTGAGCCTATATAAGCACCCCATTTACACATCATCCGGTAGGTCCAGAAATCTGTGCGTGAAGGTCCCAGAATGATATCATGAAATACCAGATCCTTCGCCAGAAAAGCCGCAATGGTAAAAACCAATACGGCTGCCAGGGCGCGGATAAGGTGCCACCTGAGTTCCTCCAGGTGGTCTATGAACGACATCTCTTGTGTTGCTGCCACTAAAATTCTCCCCCTATATGCTCTCTCTTATTACAACTAAAAACAATCTTATTTATAAAGCGGAAATTCTTTCATCCACGTATTTACCTCCTCTTTCACCTGCTCCAGCACCTCTTCCTTGTCGTGGTTCATCAGCACGCGGTCAATGAGCTCCACTATACGGCCCATATGTTCTGCTTTCATACCACGGGTGGTAACAGCAGGGGTGCCTACTCTGAATCCGGAGGTCACAAATGGCGACTTATCATCAAATGGCACCATATTTTTATTAACGGTAATATCGGCTTTCACCAGGGCATTTTCGGCCTGCT of the Flammeovirgaceae bacterium 311 genome contains:
- a CDS encoding sec-independent protein translocase tatc (COG0805 Sec-independent protein secretion pathway component TatC), whose product is MSFIDHLEELRWHLIRALAAVLVFTIAAFLAKDLVFHDIILGPSRTDFWTYRMMCKWGAYIGSDALCIDELPFILQSREMSAQFTMHITTSFVVGLICAFPYLFWEIWRFVSPALYDNERSISTGAVFFVSLLFMLGTLFGYFLVAPLSINFLAHYQVDPSIVNEFDINSYISTLTMLVLACALMFQLPMVVLFLTKLGVATPESMRAYRKISIVIILIVSAIITPPDVTSQILISLPLMLLYEISIYLSAIILRRERKKEMAELKALEERERIREEQEEKERLEKPKKQLPLDQQFD